In Solenopsis invicta isolate M01_SB chromosome 1, UNIL_Sinv_3.0, whole genome shotgun sequence, one genomic interval encodes:
- the LOC105193384 gene encoding uncharacterized protein LOC105193384 codes for MPLMFANARTRSEVKEIQQEAMSDIKLQALKDVQMMTEVNDAVKHVKSMRGKSAKAIEFQLRTEAIKNLSKSQELADIRKFQRETVHSLWDDKAHSRLLNERANALIDEDKLTQPLDTLSRELRGFEQKSSNYFLDKRYQDRARRELLYGCRGCEYYNVKRGR; via the coding sequence ATGCCGTTGATGTTCGCCAACGCTCGTACCCGCAGCGAGGTCAAGGAGATCCAGCAAGAGGCGATGAGCGATATTAAGCTGCAGGCATTGAAAGATGTTCAGATGATGACCGAGGTGAATGACGCGGTGAAGCATGTTAAAAGTATGCGTGGAAAATCTGCAAAAGCGATAGAATTCCAACTGAGGACAGAGGCGATAAAGAATCTGTCCAAGAGCCAGGAGTTGGCTGACATCCGGAAGTTTCAAAGAGAGACCGTGCATTCTCTCTGGGACGACAAGGCACACAGCAGATTGTTAAACGAAAGAGCCAACGCTCTGATCGATGAGGATAAGCTGACGCAGCCGCTTGATACGCTCAGCAGGGAACTGCGCGGATTCGAGCAGAAGTCCAGCAATTATTTTCTAGATAAGAGGTATCAAGATCGGGCGAGGCGAGAACTTTTGTATGGGTGTCGAGGATGCGAGTATTATAATGTTAAGCGTGGTAGATAG
- the LOC120358051 gene encoding paramyosin, short form-like codes for MAGYMPPIHMPLEPKWRHYPTYIYSRNYGYGINYYQPMIDYMDNKRLSSRSPLPELERKIELPELPWSDGRILWQDKKVQPYTRDDLIKYAIDAEDEARDHLSRFKVR; via the coding sequence atggcaGGTTACATGCCACCAATTCATATGCCATTGGAACCAAAATGGCGACATTATCCAACATACATCTATTCAAGAAATTATGGATATGGAATAAATTACTATCAGCCAATGATTGATTACATGGATAACAAACGACTTTCTTCAAGATCACCTTTACCAgaacttgaaagaaaaatagaattaccTGAATTACCCTGGTCTGACGGTAGAATCTTATGGCAGGACAAAAAAGTGCAACCTTACACAAGAGACGATCTTATTAAATATGCAATCGACGCTGAGGACGAAGCCAGAGATCATCTGTCTCGTTTTAAGGTACGGTAG